The following coding sequences are from one Molothrus aeneus isolate 106 chromosome 23, BPBGC_Maene_1.0, whole genome shotgun sequence window:
- the RPL11 gene encoding large ribosomal subunit protein uL5, with the protein MAQDQGEKENPMRELRIRKLCLNICVGESGDRLTRAAKVLEQLTGQTPVFSKARYTVRSFGIRRNEKIAVHCTVRGAKAEEILEKGLKVREYELRKNNFSDTGNFGFGIQEHIDLGIKYDPSIGIYGLDFYVVLGRPGFSIADKKRRTGNIGAKHRIGKEEAMRWFQQKYDGIILPGK; encoded by the exons ATGGCG CAAGACCAGGGTGAGAAGGAGAACCCGATGCGGGAGCTGCGGATCCGCAAACTCTGCCTCAACATCTGCGTCGGGGAGAGCGGGGATCGGCTCACCCGCGCCGCcaaggtgctggagcagctcacgGGGCAGACCCCCGTGTTCTCCAAAG CCCGGTACACGGTGAGGTCCTTCGGGATCAGGAGAAACGAGAAAATCGCTGTTCACTGCACGGTTCGTGGGGCCAAAGCAGAGGAGATTCTGGAGAAGGGGTTGAAG GTGCGAGAATACGAGTTGAGGAAAAACAACTTCTCAGACACGGGGAACTTTGGCTTTGGGATCCAGGAACACATCGATCTGGGCATTAAATACGATCCCAGTATCGGGATCTACGGCCTGGATTTCTACGTG gtgctgggcagGCCGGGTTTCAGCATTGCTGACAAGAAACGCAGGACTGGCAACATCGGGGCCAAGCACAGGATTGGGAAGGAGGAGGCCATGCGCTGGTTCCAGCAGAAG TATGATGGCATCATCCTTCCTGGTAAATGA